One genomic window of Camelina sativa cultivar DH55 chromosome 5, Cs, whole genome shotgun sequence includes the following:
- the LOC104787483 gene encoding uncharacterized protein LOC104787483, translated as MDIDEMEENNHAEQHHVDTSRPFSSVKEAVAIFGQRIMLPIQTQTLNSKPASPIATRSVSQAAKPRTPVASPSISQTAISVSPIARPSISQTTSLPSSPWKQRSLLPSSPQGPKEEIMDVLKKLEAEITETKTEVKMLKERESETEVALATLNAELHKNMSKMAKAEADAAGKSAAAMTKSVSFKEPKEKESGDEERRKELTRRIQKEYPSLAQILESNKGNRDGYFAKTTKKKKKKPIIPLVGDFFFFKKKESRTEISGPLYTTSSTLHF; from the coding sequence ATGGATATAGAcgagatggaagaaaataatCATGCCGAGCAACATCATGTTGATACATCTCGTCCTTTTAGCTCGGTTAAAGAAGCTGTTGCCATATTTGGCCAACGGATTATGCTACCGATACAAACTCAAACCTTAAACTCTAAACCGGCAAGTCCTATTGCTACTCGTAGCGTCAGCCAGGCCGCTAAACCAAGAACTCCTGTTGCTAGTCCTAGTATCAGCCAGACTGCTATATCGGTAAGTCCTATTGCTCGTCCTAGTATCAGCCAGACCACTTCTTTACCATCTTCTCCATGGAAGCAACGCTCCTTGTTGCCCTCTTCTCCACAAGGTCCAAAAGAAGAGATCATGGATGTTTTGAAGAAGCTTGAAGCTGAGATAACGGAAACAAAGACAGAGGTGAAGATGTTGAAGGAGAGAGAGTCAGAGACAGAGGTGGCTTTGGCTACTTTAAACGCCGAGCTACATAAGAACATGTCAAAGATGGCGAAAGCCGAAGCTGATGCAGCAGGGAAGAGCGCAGCAGCCATGACCAAATCTGTGAGCTTCAAGGAaccgaaagagaaagaaagcgGAGATGAAGAGAGGAGGAAGGAGCTGACGAGGAGGATACAGAAAGAGTATCCTTCATTGGCTCAGATACTTGAGAGTAACAAAGGAAACAGAGATGGGTATTTTGCGAAaactacaaagaagaagaagaagaaacctatCATTCCACTTGTGggagatttctttttcttcaagaaGAAAGAATCTAGGACTGAAATATCTGGACCTCTTTACACTACCTCTTCCACCTTGCACTTTTAG
- the LOC104787484 gene encoding ATP phosphoribosyltransferase 1, chloroplastic: MSLLLLPTNLQQCPSPSTFPSPSSPLLSPSPSPSPSTVVVPRRRCLRLVTSCVSTIPTSVSNGSAPASVVVVEREQIRLGLPSKGRMAADAIDLLKDCQLFVKQVNPRQYVAQIPQLPNTEVWFQRPKDIVRKLLSGDLDLGIVGLDTLSEYGQENEDLIIVHEALNFGDCHLSIAIPNYGIFENINSLKELAQMPQWSEERPLRLATGFTYLGPKFMKENGIKHVTFSTADGALEAAPAMGIADAILDLVSSGTTLKENNLKEIEGGVVLESQAALVASRRALTERKGALNTVHEILERLEAHLKADGQFTVVANMRGNSAEEVAERVLSQPSLSGLQGPTISPVYCTKDGKVSVDYYAIVICVPKKALYNSVKQLRAVGGSGVLVSPLTYIFDEDTPRWGQLLRNLGI; this comes from the exons atgtctcttcttcttctccctacGAATTTACAACAATGCCCTTCTCCATCCACCTTCCCTTCTCCGTCGTCCCCTCTTTTgtctccgtctccgtctccgtctcctTCCACCGTCGTCGTACCTCGTCGGAGATGTCTCAGATTGGTTACTTCTTGTGTCTCCACCATTCCAACCTCTGTTTCTAATGGCTCTGCTCCCGCTTCTGTTGTTGTCGTTGAGCGAGAGCAGATTCGTCTTGGTCTTCCTAGTAAAGGACGTATGGCTGCTGATGCGATTGATCTTCTCAag GACTGTCAACTGTTTGTTAAACAAGTCAATCCTAGGCAATATGTTGCACAAATTCCTCAG TTACCGAACACTGAAGTTTGGTTTCAACGCCCAAAAGATATTGTCAGGAAGTTACTCTCAGGAGATTTGGATCTGGGCATCGTTGGTCTTGACACGCTTAGTGAATATGGTCAG GAAAATGAAGATCTAATCATTGTCCATGAAGCTCTCAACTTTGGAGACTGCCACCTATCTATTGCG ATACCCAACTATGGGATATTTGAGAATATAAATTCTCTGAAGGAGCTAGCACAAATGCCCCAATGGAGTGAGGAGAGACCCTTACGCCTTGCTACTGGCTTCACCTAT CTCGGCCCCAAATTTATGAAAGAAAACGGCATTAAGCATGTTACATTTTCAACTGCAGACGGAGCACTGGAGGCAGCTCCCGCG ATGGGCATAGCTGATGCCATTTTGGACCTTGTGAGTAGTGGGACAACACTCAAAGAGAATAACTTAAAAGAAATAGAGGGAGGTGTTGTGTTGGAAAGTCAG gCGGCACTTGTGGCAAGTAGGAGAGCATTGACGGAGAGAAAAGGTGCACTAAACACAGTACACGAGAttcttgagagattggaggCGCATCTTAAGGCGGATGGCCAGTTCACT GTTGTTGCAAACATGAGGGGAAATAGTGCTGAGGAAGTGGCTGAGCGTGTGTTGAGCCAACCATCATTGTCAGGATTGCAG GGACCAACAATAAGCCCAGTTTACTGTACAAAAGATGGCAAAGTATCGGTTGACTACTATGCGATTGTGATTTGTGTACCAAAAAAGGCCCTATATAACTCTGTGAAGCAACTGAGAGCG GTCGGAGGCAGTGGGGTATTAGTTTCACCTCTGACCTACATTTTTGATGAGGATACTCCAAGATGGGGTCAGCTCCTGAGAAACCTTGGGATTTAA
- the LOC104789515 gene encoding putative F-box protein At1g58090, which produces MVARKLPLMAVRNLPPELEEEILVRVPPRSLVRFRSVCKGWNTLFNDKRFVDRNFACARPEILLKTLSHLYPISVDLNKDDPTIKISDLCFDLRGRRYDLEGTCDGYLLLSDSDNGALVRNPLFNQTEWIDPDKCPPYSSRQSMGYDGSNTKKSYKIIGSYEYIKTRTQKFDEVITKFAVFKFATNAWDVTYHTSQRYREEEKIVDECNCTVSLNGNLYWTAYTSKSYFIRMFDFSKEVVQTFCILPFKGTHSNSHTRGLAIYKGDRLSVLQQCIGGREVKIWVTDKKIGNGDDVVWINFMTISIPKFPMVCNNISSSYFVDNNVYGKTFFTCFLPQKPKQAWVYIVRGDLCKKIKIDEVAYMQLKSCVYVPSLITISREALAEGTEPKRNVFNV; this is translated from the coding sequence ATGGTTGCGAGAAAGCTTCCACTAATGGCGGTGAGAAACCTTCCACCCGAACTAGAAGAGGAGATACTCGTTCGAGTTCCACCTCGATCTCTCGTTCGCTTCAGATCAGTTTGCAAAGGATGGAACACTCTTTTTAACGATAAGAGATTCGTCGACAGAAACTTTGCTTGCGCTCGCCCAGAAATCTTGTTAAAGACACTTTCCCATCTTTATCCGATAAGCGTCGATCTCAACAAGGACGATCCGACTATAAAAATTAgtgatttatgttttgatttacGCGGTCGCCGTTATGATCTCGAGGGGACCTGCGATGGTTACTTGTTGTTGTCCGACTCTGATAATGGAGCCCTGGTTCGAAACCCGTTGTTTAATCAGACTGAATGGATTGACCCGGATAAGTGTCCTCCATATAGCAGCAGGCAGAGCATGGGTTACGATGGTAGTAACACCAAAAAGAGTTACAAGATTATTGGAAGTTACGAGTATATTAAGACTAGGACTCAGAAGTTTGATGAAGTTATTACGAAATTTGCAGTCTTCAAATTTGCAACCAATGCATGGGACGTTACTTATCATACAAGTCAACGTTATCgcgaagaagagaaaatagtAGATGAATGTAATTGCACGGTCTCCCTGAATGGAAATTTGTACTGGACAGCTTATACTAGTAAAAGTTATTTCATCCGAATGTTCGATTTTTCGAAAGAGGTAGTACAGACCTTTTGTATTCTACCGTTTAAGGGGACACATAGTAATTCACATACTCGTGGCCTCGCGATTTACAAGGGAGATCGGCTTTCTGTGTTACAACAATGCATAGGAGGAAGAGAGGTTAAGATTTGGGTGACAGATAAGAAAATTGGCAATGGGGATGATGTGGTGTGGATTAATTTCATGACTATCTCAATACCTAAGTTTCCCATGGTTTGCAACAACATTTCTTCAAGTTACTTCGTCGATAATAATGTCTATGGAAAGACCTTCTTTACGTGTTTTCTTCCCCAGAAACCTAAACAAGCTTGGGTCTATATTGTGAGGGGAGATCTGtgcaaaaaaattaagatagaTGAAGTGGCATATATGCAGTTAAAATCCTGTGTCTATGTTCCTAGTTTAATCACCATTTCTAGAGAGGCTTTGGCTGAGGGTACTGAAccaaaaagaaatgtttttaatgtttga